TCTCTTAATATGTCTTCAATCCGCGAATCTTCCGTAATCACAGAAAGATTATATCCAAAATAAACAAAATATCAATGGGTAAAAATATTGTATAACTGCCAAAATCTATTTTATGTTGATTTTATGATTGACTGTATTATTTTTTTAGTGCCTTTTTAAATTTTTCAAGTTGTGCCTTAAAGAATGAATTTTTAGGGTCTTTCTCCAGTGCTTTTTTCTCCCAGTAAACTGCCTGTTTATAATCTCCCAATGCATAATAAGCCTCAGCAAGGGTATCCATTATATTCTCATCATCCGGGGCAAGTTGATTCGCCCTTTTTGCTGCAAGCAGGGCTTTTTCTGGATATTTCTTTCTCAGGGCAAATTCCCAGGCAAGATTGTTGAATATGTTAGGGTCAGTAATGTCGCTCTGTAAAGCATTTTCAAGAAGATTAAATGTGCGTTCAAAAAAGATTTCAGATTTATCACCTTCTTCTTCAGCAAGGCGCAAATATGCCGGCGCAAGAAAATAATACTGCCAGGATTCGTATTGCCTGCGTAGTTCTTTTACCGGTTCTTCATTATCCACAACCTTTAAATCAATTAGTCGGTCATCAACACCCTGATAACCGCCCCGTCTTCTAAATACAATCAAACTTGCCGACTGTTTTCCTCTTCTGTCGCCACCCGCAATTTCACCAGCCTCAAGTGCCATAAGCAGTCTTTCTCCGAGTGGTCCTTTAGAATTCAAAAATACACTGAGCATTGTATCTACGACTTCAGGTCCGGTTAGAATATTCCCCTGGACTGAAACA
This genomic interval from candidate division WOR-3 bacterium contains the following:
- a CDS encoding DUF1028 domain-containing protein — translated: MNIIFLFIFTFDSMGTFSIVGFDPLTEEYGIAVASKVFDVGYIVPWIRTGVGGVATQALANPFLGPMILESIENGNSAEEALQMCLEKDSLKEDRQVGVVDFTGRSAAFTGKNTLSWAGHKTAPYVSVQGNILTGPEVVDTMLSVFLNSKGPLGERLLMALEAGEIAGGDRRGKQSASLIVFRRRGGYQGVDDRLIDLKVVDNEEPVKELRRQYESWQYYFLAPAYLRLAEEEGDKSEIFFERTFNLLENALQSDITDPNIFNNLAWEFALRKKYPEKALLAAKRANQLAPDDENIMDTLAEAYYALGDYKQAVYWEKKALEKDPKNSFFKAQLEKFKKALKK